A region of the Microcystis aeruginosa FD4 genome:
AAGGATTTAATCAAGAATATCCCTTTCATATCGACGATCCCAAAATTATTGAGAGCTTTTTTCAAACCCTACAAAAAGATTTCCTAGAGATTTTTCATCCCTATCACATTACCGTACGCTCTTATCGAAAAAATCAACAATTGTCCGAAGAAGATTAAACCAGAGGATGATAGAAAAGTTAGAATTACCCTTGCAACTATGACCCTAGATATTATCCCCGAAGGGGAAGAACGCAAAGTGGAAGCTGTCAGTAGTGCCGCTATTGATGGTGCGCCGATCGCCTATATTGTCGTCTTAGCGGCCATTGTCACTACCCTTTCTTTTATTCCCTTCTCCATTGTCCTCGCTTCTGGCGGTAGTATGCCCCTCAGTCAAGCGGTTTTTCCCCTCTTGGGTTGGTTACTCGGCCCGATCGCTGGGGCGATCGCTAGTGGCATTGGGTCCTTAATTGGGGCTTTCCTTGCCCCCTACACGGCAGGAATTCCCGCTATTTCGGTCTTTGGGGCGATTTTGTCTAGTTTTGTGGCAGGAACGATGGTTTTAGGCAAAAAACGCCGTTATTGGTGGTTAGGATTAACGTTAATTTTTCTGATTCCCTTGTTTATCTACGCTAACCGGGCGATCGGACTGAACGGCATTTCGCCACGAGTCTTTATTGCCGGGGCTTTCGTCGATTGGTCGGCTTTGGTATTATTTATCCTACCAACCCGGACTCTTTTTACTCATTGGATCAAAGGTAGCAATTTTGTCCTAGTAGCGGCGGGAATTTTTGGGGGTACTTGGACTGCCAGCGGCCTCTCCCATTTAGGGGTCGTCGCCATTACCTACTCGATTTTTAACTGGCCCGAAGAAGTGTGGATCGCTTTAATTCCGATCATTCCCGTAGAAAATCTGATTCGTTCCCTCGTCGGTATGGTGATCGCTTGTGGTGTGATTGCCGGTTTACGGGCGATCGGTCTGGTCAAATCACGAGAGGCGATCTACTAGGTAGGAGCTGCTGAAAAAGTTTTTCGTGGGGACAGGGTGTGGGGTGTGGGGTGTCGGGACGGACGCAAGGGCAAGAATTGCCGCATTGCGTCCAACCCCCCACCGAAAAAAAAGAGAACTAGCGTTTTAGCCAACTCATCATTGCCCGCAGATCTTGGCCGACTTCTTCGATCGAATGTTCTGCTTCTTGACGACGCATAGCGGTGAAACCCGGTTTACCTGCTTGATTTTCGAGGACAAACTCTCGGGCAAATTGTCCCGATTGAATTTCTCCGAGGATTTTCCGCATTTCGGCCTTAGTCGCTTCCGTCACCACCCGCGGACCGCGAGTATAGTCACCGTACTCGGCTGTATTGGAAATACTATCGCGCATTTTGGCTAAACCGCCCTCGACGATCAGATCGACGATCAGTTTCACCTCGTGTAAACACTCAAAATAGGCTAATTCGGGCTGATAACCAGCTTCCACGAGAGTTTCAAAGCCAGCTTTAATTAAAGCACTTAAACCGCCGCATAATACTGCCTGTTCGCCAAAAAGGTCGGTTTCTGTCTCCTCGCGGAAAGTGGTTTCCAAAACCCCGGCCCGAGTACCACCGATACCTTTAGCGTAGGCCATTGCCCGATCGCGTGCTTGGCCAGTAGCATCTTGATAGACGGCGAATAAACAGGGTACTCCTTGACCTTGTTCGTAGGTACGACGGACGAGATGGCCCGGTCCTTTGGGGGCGACCATAACCACATCGACATTATCTGGGGGAACCACTTGACCAAAATGAATATTAAAGCCGTGGGCAAAAGATAACACCTTGCCTGAGCTTAAATTCGGGGCAATTTCGTTGAGATAAATCGTTTTCTGCACTTCATCCGGTAAGAGGATCATGATCCAGTCGGCAATTTTAGCGGCTTCGGCCACATCATACACTGGAATACCGGCTTCTTTGGCTTTGATGGCCGATTTACTGCCTGGATATAGACCAACAATCACATTAACGCCACTATCCTTGAGATTTAATGCGTGGGCATGACCCTGGGAACCATAACCAATAATAGCGATCGTTTTTCCCGCTAATAAATCTAAATTGGCATCCTCATCATAGTACATTCGTGCCATCGAACTCGCTCCTTAACTTCTTTTGTCACTGTGCAAACTCCTAATTATACGGGAAAATCACGCCCGTCAGAAGCATTTGAGCGCCTGATTCCAGGAGTCAAGAAAAAATAGTGCCTAGAAAAATTGAAATTTTCTTTAGGTATTTGGGTACTCTAACTAGGGAAAGCTGGCTTGATCTAGTTGAGCAGAAGGGGGGATAATGGCAAATTTTTAGCTTGGACTTGGTTCTTTCACCAAAATTGATTACAATATCACTATCATTAAGCACTTCCTCTCCTCCTATCCAGTTAAGATTAACCTCGCTCTGAACACAGATAATCAGGTTAATATTAGTGCAGAAATAGCTTCTCTCTCCCTCGATTTTTGCCTGTTCTGGGTAATTTACCTGGTCAGGATCGTTTATAGACTAATTTACTGCCTTGATCGACCGTAAATAAAATCGGGTCAAAAGATTATTGGCTTTGTTGATCACCAATCCCCTTAGAGCTGCCCAGGAAAATCTATGGTAAGTTTTTTTAAGAAGCTATTGACAAAAAAAAATCAAGGTGTTGGGTTAGAGATTACCCCAGAGTGCCTTAACGTCGCTCAGATCGCCAAACAGGGACAAAATTATAAATTAGTTAAATATTGTTCGTCGGCTCTCCCGGAAGGCATCTTTGAGGAGGGAAAAATCGTCGATTCCCCCGCTTTAGCGGAATTGATCCAGGAAGTCCTCAAGGAAAATAAAATTAACAGCAAACGAGTCGCTACTGGTGTCCCCATGCGCGAGTCAATTATCCGGATTATCCCCATTCCTTCGGAATTGGACGAGCAGGAATTGCGAGATCTGGTCTTAAATCATGAGGCTAGTTTATACCTTCCCTATCCTCGCGAGGAGGTGGATCTCGACTACCAAAAACTGGGCTACTTTCAGGATGAAGACGGGATTGAAAAGGTACAAGTCTTATTAGTTGCCACTCGTCGGGAGATTACCGATGCCTATAGGTCAACCCTCCAACGGGCAGGATTACAGGTGGATGTGCTGGAAATTAATAGTTTTGCCCTAATTCGGACGATTCGAGAGCAGTTGCGACAATTTAGTTCCAATGAAGCCGCCGTTATTGTTGATATAGAATTTGATAACACGGAAATTGCCATCGTGGTGGACGGCGTTCCCCAATTTTCCCGCACTGTCCCCATCGGCACCTTCCAGCTACAAAATGCCCTTTCCAGGGCGATGAATTTGCCCACCTCCCGCAGTCCTGATATT
Encoded here:
- a CDS encoding ECF transporter S component encodes the protein MTLDIIPEGEERKVEAVSSAAIDGAPIAYIVVLAAIVTTLSFIPFSIVLASGGSMPLSQAVFPLLGWLLGPIAGAIASGIGSLIGAFLAPYTAGIPAISVFGAILSSFVAGTMVLGKKRRYWWLGLTLIFLIPLFIYANRAIGLNGISPRVFIAGAFVDWSALVLFILPTRTLFTHWIKGSNFVLVAAGIFGGTWTASGLSHLGVVAITYSIFNWPEEVWIALIPIIPVENLIRSLVGMVIACGVIAGLRAIGLVKSREAIY
- the ilvC gene encoding ketol-acid reductoisomerase, which codes for MARMYYDEDANLDLLAGKTIAIIGYGSQGHAHALNLKDSGVNVIVGLYPGSKSAIKAKEAGIPVYDVAEAAKIADWIMILLPDEVQKTIYLNEIAPNLSSGKVLSFAHGFNIHFGQVVPPDNVDVVMVAPKGPGHLVRRTYEQGQGVPCLFAVYQDATGQARDRAMAYAKGIGGTRAGVLETTFREETETDLFGEQAVLCGGLSALIKAGFETLVEAGYQPELAYFECLHEVKLIVDLIVEGGLAKMRDSISNTAEYGDYTRGPRVVTEATKAEMRKILGEIQSGQFAREFVLENQAGKPGFTAMRRQEAEHSIEEVGQDLRAMMSWLKR
- the pilM gene encoding type IV pilus assembly protein PilM, whose amino-acid sequence is MVSFFKKLLTKKNQGVGLEITPECLNVAQIAKQGQNYKLVKYCSSALPEGIFEEGKIVDSPALAELIQEVLKENKINSKRVATGVPMRESIIRIIPIPSELDEQELRDLVLNHEASLYLPYPREEVDLDYQKLGYFQDEDGIEKVQVLLVATRREITDAYRSTLQRAGLQVDVLEINSFALIRTIREQLRQFSSNEAAVIVDIEFDNTEIAIVVDGVPQFSRTVPIGTFQLQNALSRAMNLPTSRSPDILLGMTIPVTAFDSLSTNTGTSGVSTNPGMTALMRVLGELTDELRRSINFYLNQSDDLEIVQLLLAGPGGGIAQLDEYFTQRLSLPTMAIDPITSLNLDTTQEIPNTQRPGLGTVLGLGLREV